Proteins encoded by one window of Deinococcus aestuarii:
- a CDS encoding META domain-containing protein, translating to MNRHGLMLALAVQGAALAQSAVAEPFADGTWTLLRLTDARGTVTPQGGSAPTLTLAGTRFSTAGGAQVSGSTGCNRFTGRGVFTANTVRLGPLASTRRACAPEVSALEARFLNVLSEARGLSFSPNLLVLSTGRERLVFGNRVTAFEASRLFAEWRLVGAVGDTPPTLRLEPGGAVSGTTGCNLFRGTFTLGGDTLHFSPLATTRRACPSPELQRQETEYLRRLERVRRYRVSGNGLTLILEDGSEQTFQRPVNGG from the coding sequence ATGAACAGACACGGGTTGATGCTGGCCCTGGCCGTGCAGGGCGCCGCGCTGGCGCAGTCGGCGGTGGCCGAGCCCTTCGCGGACGGGACGTGGACGCTGCTGAGGCTGACCGACGCGCGGGGAACGGTGACCCCGCAGGGCGGGAGCGCCCCCACCCTCACGCTCGCGGGGACGCGGTTTTCCACCGCCGGGGGAGCCCAGGTGTCGGGGAGCACAGGCTGCAACCGCTTCACCGGGCGGGGCGTGTTCACGGCGAACACCGTGCGCCTGGGCCCGCTGGCGAGCACCCGCCGCGCCTGCGCCCCCGAGGTCAGCGCGTTGGAGGCCCGCTTTCTCAACGTCCTGTCGGAGGCGCGGGGCCTGTCCTTCAGCCCCAACCTCCTCGTGCTGAGTACGGGAAGGGAGAGACTGGTGTTCGGGAACCGGGTGACCGCCTTCGAGGCTTCCCGCCTCTTCGCCGAGTGGCGGCTGGTGGGCGCGGTGGGAGACACGCCCCCGACCCTGCGGCTGGAGCCCGGCGGGGCGGTGAGCGGCACGACCGGGTGCAACCTCTTCCGGGGCACCTTCACGCTTGGCGGCGACACCCTGCACTTTTCCCCGCTGGCGACGACCCGCCGCGCCTGCCCCTCGCCCGAGCTGCAACGGCAGGAGACGGAGTACCTGCGGCGGCTGGAGCGGGTGAGGCGTTACCGGGTGAGCGGCAACGGGCTCACCCTGATCCTGGAAGACGGCAGCGAGCAGACGTTCCAGCGCCCGGTGAACGGGGGCTAG
- a CDS encoding response regulator transcription factor — MIRVLLVDDHALFRQGLRSLLESEGMRVIGEAANGREAIRYAADTHPDVILMDIQMPELDGVKATQSILEIDPHARVIMITMYRQDRYVFEAVKAGARGYVLKDADAATLLDAIRRVAAGEALLDADMAQNVLDDFRDKREELPSEKHADLNERETMILKLLAQGFSNQDIALRLDISEKTVRNRLSEIFTKLQLNNRTQAALYAIREGIANLE; from the coding sequence ATGATCCGGGTTCTCCTCGTCGATGACCACGCGCTGTTCCGCCAGGGCCTGCGCAGCCTGCTGGAGTCCGAGGGGATGCGCGTCATCGGCGAGGCCGCCAACGGGCGCGAGGCGATCCGGTACGCCGCCGACACCCACCCCGACGTGATCCTGATGGACATCCAGATGCCCGAACTCGACGGGGTCAAGGCCACCCAGAGCATCCTGGAGATCGACCCGCACGCCCGGGTCATCATGATCACGATGTACCGCCAGGACCGCTACGTCTTCGAGGCGGTCAAGGCGGGGGCGCGCGGCTACGTCCTCAAGGACGCCGACGCCGCCACCCTGCTCGACGCGATCCGCCGGGTGGCCGCCGGAGAGGCGCTCCTCGACGCCGACATGGCCCAGAATGTTCTCGACGACTTCCGCGACAAGCGCGAGGAACTTCCCAGCGAGAAGCACGCCGACCTCAACGAGCGCGAGACGATGATCCTCAAGCTGCTCGCCCAGGGCTTTTCCAACCAGGACATCGCCCTGCGGCTCGACATCTCCGAGAAGACGGTGCGAAACCGCCTCTCCGAGATCTTCACCAAGCTGCAACTCAACAACCGCACCCAGGCCGCCCTCTACGCCATCCGCGAGGGGATCGCCAACCTGGAGTAG
- a CDS encoding serine hydrolase: protein MSFDLGTELRSRGYGGEVGLVVTDLDGRELHALNPDRVFPAASTIKVPLLVLALEQAQSGRLDLRERVTVGAGDRVPGSGVLHELGPGLQPTWEDLLTLMIVVSDNTATNLVIGRLGVEEVNAWLRARGLGATHLVGKLQLPPEQRNEAQRRGERNRTTARDQVAVLGRLARGDLLGPSHTALALSILSRQQFRDILARHVPRGEDGEPLYRVASKSGELAGVRHDVGVLFTPRPLVVALLSEGGGDPREHPDNRDAAVLAGTLWPLLGALGGVF, encoded by the coding sequence GTGAGCTTCGACCTGGGGACCGAGCTGCGCTCGCGCGGGTACGGGGGGGAGGTGGGGCTCGTCGTCACCGACCTTGACGGGCGGGAGCTGCACGCGCTGAACCCTGATCGCGTCTTTCCCGCCGCGAGCACGATCAAGGTGCCCCTGCTCGTGCTGGCCCTGGAGCAGGCGCAGTCGGGCCGCCTCGACCTGCGGGAGCGGGTCACGGTGGGGGCCGGGGACCGGGTGCCCGGCTCGGGCGTGCTGCACGAACTCGGCCCCGGCCTCCAGCCCACCTGGGAGGACCTGCTCACCCTGATGATCGTCGTGAGCGACAACACCGCGACGAACCTCGTGATCGGGCGGCTGGGGGTAGAGGAGGTGAACGCGTGGCTGAGGGCGCGCGGGCTGGGCGCCACCCACCTCGTCGGCAAGCTCCAGCTTCCGCCGGAACAGCGCAACGAGGCGCAGCGCCGGGGCGAACGCAACCGCACGACCGCCCGCGATCAGGTCGCGGTGCTGGGGAGGCTCGCACGCGGCGACCTGCTCGGCCCGTCCCACACCGCCCTCGCCCTCTCCATCCTGTCGCGCCAGCAGTTCCGGGACATCCTCGCCCGGCATGTCCCGCGCGGCGAGGACGGCGAGCCGCTCTACCGGGTGGCGAGCAAGAGCGGCGAACTCGCCGGGGTGCGGCACGACGTGGGGGTGCTGTTCACCCCGCGCCCGCTGGTGGTCGCCCTGCTCTCGGAAGGGGGAGGGGACCCGCGCGAGCACCCCGACAACCGGGACGCGGCTGTGCTCGCGGGCACACTCTGGCCGCTGCTGGGGGCGCTGGGGGGCGTATTCTGA
- a CDS encoding cytochrome c, whose translation MERNDAVMPWVAIVCAAIMWIILLFLFNQETAPEPVVVDPEVVASINQDWRTIGQQVYTSAGCVGCHGAQGQGGAGPRLAGDEKIVKDPVYVHTIVTQGKGQMPAFPQLSEREVYAVANFVLHSFGNNIEEPLTPALVAEGQTKVDPAVLKNRSRFVPEDIKLPEIFLATFVMVLLTYGLIGLYSVWTEGQELHPGIHKVRATPVAMLAMVVTLGLSLLFSVLFVRQMVADYAAWANREMPNVAMEGFYAAMILLTIAVAIGLYKKFFMDGEVLVEDASGEFPW comes from the coding sequence GTGGAGAGAAACGACGCTGTGATGCCCTGGGTCGCCATCGTGTGCGCGGCGATCATGTGGATTATCTTGCTGTTCTTGTTCAATCAGGAGACGGCGCCCGAGCCCGTGGTCGTGGACCCCGAGGTGGTCGCCAGCATCAACCAGGACTGGCGGACCATCGGCCAGCAGGTGTACACCTCGGCGGGCTGCGTGGGCTGCCACGGGGCGCAGGGCCAGGGCGGCGCCGGGCCGCGGCTCGCGGGCGACGAGAAGATCGTCAAGGACCCGGTGTACGTCCACACCATCGTCACCCAGGGCAAGGGGCAGATGCCCGCTTTCCCGCAGCTTTCCGAGCGCGAGGTGTACGCGGTCGCCAACTTCGTGCTGCATTCGTTCGGCAACAACATCGAGGAGCCGCTGACGCCCGCCCTGGTGGCCGAGGGGCAGACCAAGGTCGACCCGGCGGTGCTGAAAAACCGCAGCCGCTTCGTGCCGGAAGACATCAAGCTGCCGGAGATCTTCCTGGCGACGTTCGTGATGGTGCTGCTGACCTACGGGCTGATCGGGCTGTACAGCGTGTGGACCGAGGGGCAGGAGCTGCACCCCGGCATCCACAAGGTGCGCGCGACGCCCGTGGCGATGCTGGCGATGGTCGTGACGCTGGGCCTGAGCCTGCTGTTCAGCGTGCTGTTCGTGCGGCAGATGGTCGCCGACTACGCCGCGTGGGCCAACCGCGAGATGCCCAACGTGGCGATGGAAGGCTTTTACGCCGCGATGATTTTGCTCACCATCGCCGTCGCCATCGGCCTGTACAAGAAGTTCTTCATGGACGGCGAGGTGCTGGTCGAGGACGCCAGCGGCGAGTTCCCGTGGTAA
- a CDS encoding ubiquinol-cytochrome c reductase iron-sulfur subunit — protein sequence MTRYKRQDPELSRRRFINLAMGTTAAVGGVSLISVLGTANPVFRLTRDKMPPLKGDVLVHASNNKEGQPVKLSELNEQLVRAWPMGKGENGENVIRKGDPNNLVAIYRFPRGQIIQPTNLEATINGEVVAYSDICTHAGCTVADSDTRAGAMKCPCHSGEYDPKRAAVVVGGPPPRGLAQLPIALQGDNLVVTDFFLQMPYPYTSEGEWESFKQEVEEQLA from the coding sequence ATGACCCGTTACAAGAGACAAGACCCCGAACTCAGCCGCCGCCGGTTCATCAACCTGGCGATGGGCACGACCGCCGCCGTCGGCGGGGTGAGCCTGATCAGCGTGCTGGGCACCGCCAACCCCGTCTTCCGCCTCACGCGCGACAAGATGCCGCCCCTGAAGGGAGACGTCCTCGTGCACGCCTCCAACAACAAGGAGGGCCAGCCCGTGAAGCTCAGCGAGCTCAACGAGCAACTGGTGCGCGCGTGGCCGATGGGCAAGGGCGAGAACGGCGAGAACGTGATCCGCAAGGGTGATCCCAACAACCTCGTGGCGATCTACCGCTTCCCCCGGGGGCAGATCATCCAGCCCACCAACCTGGAAGCGACCATCAACGGGGAGGTGGTGGCCTACAGCGATATCTGCACGCACGCGGGCTGCACGGTGGCCGACAGCGACACCCGCGCCGGGGCGATGAAGTGCCCCTGCCACTCGGGCGAGTACGATCCCAAACGCGCCGCCGTCGTGGTGGGCGGGCCGCCCCCGCGGGGGCTCGCGCAACTGCCCATCGCCCTTCAGGGTGACAATCTGGTGGTGACGGACTTCTTCTTGCAGATGCCGTACCCGTACACCTCTGAGGGCGAGTGGGAAAGCTTCAAGCAGGAAGTGGAGGAGCAGCTCGCATGA
- a CDS encoding cytochrome b codes for MNQWLDERLHLSRLNDKFLRKAFPVHHSFFLGEITLFSLIILILTGILLALSYEPSNSLVVNSFDPGTTDAPNLIPAAYHSALKINAMPFGDMLRRIHHWTANIMIAASVIHMMRIYFTGAFKKPREINWWIGMLLLIFAALTAVTGYVLPYDNYAYNTLKVIYGIAASVPWVGEWVAQAAFAGKFPGDGVIPRVYGYHIMLLPGILLALTGAHMLIMIKQKHTQPQYAKRIAYKKIVGVPLMTQQTPIMLLLTFAFAGIIVLFSAFIPVHPVEYFGPPTTTPINNIKPDWYLLWVFGVLAIIPSFELRIFGGLIGSEFVGAILVPTLALLAMFAVPMLDRSKENLYYAENPTNYPVRLGAGVAFMMLLVVWSVAGYKPELISAGILTTANSNTVLWIASFLVPALSYFAVQLIVRGIRSLRESDARDRAAFQAADD; via the coding sequence ATGAACCAGTGGCTTGATGAGCGTTTGCATCTCTCGCGCCTGAACGACAAGTTCCTGCGCAAGGCCTTTCCCGTTCACCACTCCTTTTTCCTGGGGGAGATCACGCTGTTCAGCCTGATCATCCTGATCCTGACGGGCATCTTGCTCGCGCTCTCCTACGAGCCGAGCAACAGCCTGGTGGTGAACTCCTTTGACCCCGGCACGACCGACGCGCCCAACCTGATTCCGGCGGCCTACCACTCGGCGCTGAAGATCAACGCGATGCCCTTCGGGGACATGCTGCGGCGCATCCACCACTGGACGGCGAACATCATGATCGCCGCTTCCGTGATCCACATGATGCGGATCTACTTCACCGGGGCCTTCAAGAAGCCGCGCGAGATCAACTGGTGGATCGGGATGCTGCTCCTGATCTTCGCGGCGCTGACCGCCGTGACGGGCTACGTGCTGCCCTACGACAACTACGCCTACAACACCCTCAAGGTGATCTACGGCATCGCGGCCTCGGTCCCCTGGGTGGGCGAGTGGGTGGCGCAGGCCGCCTTCGCGGGCAAGTTCCCGGGGGACGGCGTGATTCCGCGCGTGTACGGCTACCACATCATGCTGCTGCCGGGCATCCTGCTGGCGCTCACGGGCGCGCACATGCTGATCATGATCAAGCAGAAGCACACCCAGCCGCAGTACGCCAAGCGCATCGCCTACAAGAAGATCGTCGGCGTGCCGCTGATGACCCAGCAGACGCCCATCATGCTGCTGCTCACTTTTGCGTTCGCGGGCATCATCGTGCTGTTCAGCGCCTTTATCCCGGTGCACCCGGTCGAGTACTTCGGGCCGCCCACCACCACGCCGATCAACAACATCAAGCCCGACTGGTACCTGCTGTGGGTCTTCGGCGTGCTGGCGATTATCCCGAGCTTCGAGTTGCGGATCTTCGGCGGCCTGATCGGCTCGGAGTTCGTGGGCGCGATCTTGGTGCCGACCCTGGCCCTGCTCGCCATGTTCGCGGTGCCCATGCTCGACCGCAGCAAGGAGAACCTCTACTACGCGGAAAACCCCACCAACTACCCGGTGCGGCTCGGCGCGGGGGTGGCCTTTATGATGCTGCTGGTGGTCTGGTCGGTCGCCGGGTACAAGCCCGAACTGATCAGCGCGGGCATCCTGACCACCGCCAACTCCAACACGGTGCTGTGGATCGCGTCTTTCCTGGTGCCCGCCCTGTCGTACTTCGCGGTGCAACTGATCGTGCGCGGCATCCGCAGCCTGCGCGAGTCCGACGCCCGCGACCGCGCCGCCTTCCAGGCCGCCGACGACTGA
- a CDS encoding DUF4142 domain-containing protein produces MLKRSASALILPLALASCAPSMTAPNASTVDGLFLQAATGDNLFEIQSSQLALTKTNTPAVRAYAQRMIDHHVPAQDQVAALAATRRVPLPTALPPELQIKLNTLGTLSGAAFDTAYLNEQVLSHQLALSVGLNERSAGRDAQVVALAAGLQPIIAGHLQDALALGGAAPSAPPAPASLGSHTH; encoded by the coding sequence ATGTTGAAACGCTCCGCTTCCGCCCTGATCCTGCCCCTCGCCCTCGCCTCGTGCGCCCCCTCGATGACGGCGCCCAACGCCAGCACCGTCGACGGGCTGTTCCTGCAAGCCGCCACGGGCGACAACCTGTTCGAGATCCAGTCCTCGCAACTGGCGCTCACGAAGACCAACACGCCGGCGGTGCGGGCCTACGCCCAGCGGATGATCGACCACCACGTTCCGGCGCAAGATCAGGTGGCCGCCCTGGCCGCCACCCGCCGCGTCCCGCTCCCCACGGCGCTGCCGCCCGAACTCCAGATCAAGCTCAACACCCTGGGCACCCTGAGCGGCGCGGCGTTCGACACGGCGTACCTCAACGAACAGGTCCTGAGCCACCAGCTCGCGCTGAGCGTCGGGCTCAACGAGCGGAGCGCCGGACGCGACGCCCAGGTCGTGGCCCTCGCGGCCGGGCTCCAGCCCATCATCGCCGGGCACCTGCAAGACGCCCTGGCCCTGGGGGGCGCGGCCCCCTCGGCACCTCCCGCCCCGGCCTCCCTGGGTTCGCACACGCACTGA
- a CDS encoding MFS transporter → MWGGFFAVIPLVTVHFVEGLGWAAASVGLVLGVRQLVQQGLTVFGGAWADRVGPKPLILAGCLIRTLGFTWMGFAETLPVLLAASVLAGVGGGLFDAPKNAAITAVTAPEHRTRMFSLTSISGNLGMVTGPLIGAALIGLGFRTAAISAGSVYLLACAVLAVTLPHLRPERTAGSGLAGLRTAALDRRFRRFTLVLVGYFLLSTQLNVAVTLKAVALAGPGATGPLYGLSAGLAVVLQYPLLRFVERRVRTRVALVAAVLTVGLSLGLMGLASTFGQLLACVALYSLGTMIVYPTQQTLTARLAPPGITGSYFGFSAISLGAGGALGNVLGGTLTDVGARLGLPLLPWLTLMAVGVMTALGLRWALREVPGPVEGERGTAA, encoded by the coding sequence ATGTGGGGCGGGTTTTTCGCGGTGATTCCCCTGGTGACGGTGCATTTCGTGGAGGGGCTGGGGTGGGCGGCGGCGAGCGTGGGGCTGGTGCTGGGGGTGCGCCAGCTCGTGCAGCAGGGCCTGACGGTGTTCGGGGGCGCCTGGGCCGACCGGGTGGGGCCCAAGCCGCTGATTCTGGCCGGGTGCCTGATCCGCACGCTGGGCTTCACCTGGATGGGCTTCGCGGAGACGCTGCCCGTGCTGCTCGCCGCATCGGTGCTGGCGGGGGTGGGTGGCGGCCTCTTCGACGCGCCCAAGAACGCGGCGATCACGGCGGTCACGGCCCCCGAGCACCGCACCCGCATGTTCAGCCTGACCTCGATCTCCGGCAACCTCGGCATGGTGACCGGGCCGCTGATCGGCGCTGCCCTGATCGGCCTGGGCTTCCGCACGGCGGCCATCTCGGCGGGCAGCGTGTATCTCCTCGCCTGCGCGGTGCTGGCCGTGACCCTGCCCCATCTCCGCCCCGAGCGCACGGCGGGGAGCGGCCTCGCCGGGCTCAGGACCGCCGCCCTGGACCGCCGTTTTCGCCGCTTCACGCTCGTCCTGGTGGGGTACTTCCTGCTCAGCACCCAGCTCAACGTGGCGGTGACCCTCAAGGCGGTCGCGCTGGCGGGGCCGGGGGCAACGGGGCCCCTCTACGGCCTCTCGGCGGGGCTGGCGGTGGTGTTGCAATACCCCCTGCTGCGGTTCGTCGAGCGGCGGGTGCGCACGCGGGTGGCGCTCGTCGCCGCCGTGCTGACGGTCGGGCTGAGCCTGGGCCTGATGGGGCTGGCCTCCACCTTCGGGCAACTCCTCGCCTGCGTGGCGCTCTACAGCCTGGGGACCATGATCGTGTATCCCACCCAGCAGACGCTCACGGCGCGGCTGGCTCCGCCCGGGATCACGGGCAGCTACTTCGGCTTCTCCGCGATCAGCCTGGGGGCGGGCGGCGCCCTCGGCAACGTGCTCGGCGGCACCCTGACCGACGTGGGCGCCCGCCTCGGCCTGCCCCTGCTGCCCTGGCTCACCCTGATGGCAGTCGGGGTGATGACCGCGCTCGGCCTGCGCTGGGCGCTGCGCGAGGTACCTGGCCCGGTGGAGGGCGAGCGGGGCACGGCCGCCTGA